One part of the Candidatus Hydrogenedentota bacterium genome encodes these proteins:
- a CDS encoding phospholipase D family protein — protein MKRGITRIAVLAWAAIGGLSVWAAGADAVSPLMAFAWELQDRTPAGQDPERGNHVAVVDHGRDALLLRVHLIRHAQFSIDIQTFILANDESGRYLAYELIQAARRGVKVRLLADHFMSARDVEWAAFLASVHPNLELRYYRPPTGQMNPSKAELLLHGLLFFQQANQRMHNKVILIDGAIAVTGGRNIDNHYFNQSLTYNFYDLDALVSGPVLPRMAASFEEFWTWRRSIPAEQLGDVQSRIRRGAVRERSSRADFEITGYFDDIEAQADDLSLIARRFVAPLEEADRVRFLADHPGKNRLIGFWGGGKGSRAIRKTIRSAEDELLLQSPYLILNWKARYQFRQMRRDNPDMDIIVSTNSLAATDNTLAYSANYKLRTAYIQTIGMEIHEYMPHPEELYEHLPNFDTLKERSEAAGIYGDPFLCIHAKAFVVDNKIAYIGSYNMDPRSDNLNTEIGLLIEDPAIVARVRECILGRARPENAWVIARREFPLADVNYLVEGIFGWSPVDVWPIRNTTSFELIPGREPVPPGHPDFYTNYRDVGSFPGAPVGSVKQLQTSLFKMFNTLAIPML, from the coding sequence ATGAAGCGAGGCATTACACGGATAGCGGTTCTGGCCTGGGCCGCGATCGGGGGGCTGTCCGTTTGGGCCGCGGGGGCGGACGCGGTTTCTCCCCTGATGGCGTTTGCGTGGGAACTCCAGGACCGCACGCCGGCCGGCCAGGACCCGGAGCGCGGCAACCACGTGGCGGTCGTCGACCACGGTCGGGACGCGCTCTTGTTGCGGGTCCACCTGATCCGGCACGCCCAATTCAGTATCGATATCCAGACCTTCATTCTGGCGAACGACGAGAGCGGGCGCTACCTGGCGTATGAGCTCATTCAGGCGGCGCGCCGCGGGGTGAAGGTGCGGCTGCTCGCGGACCACTTCATGTCCGCCCGCGATGTGGAGTGGGCGGCCTTTCTGGCGTCGGTTCACCCGAACCTCGAACTCCGCTACTACCGCCCGCCCACCGGCCAGATGAACCCCTCCAAGGCCGAATTGCTGCTGCACGGTCTGCTCTTCTTCCAGCAGGCCAACCAGCGGATGCACAACAAGGTGATCCTTATCGACGGGGCCATCGCGGTCACCGGCGGGCGCAACATCGACAACCACTACTTCAACCAGAGCTTGACCTACAATTTCTACGACCTGGACGCATTGGTCTCGGGCCCGGTGCTGCCGCGAATGGCCGCGTCGTTCGAGGAATTCTGGACGTGGCGCCGATCCATACCCGCGGAGCAGCTGGGCGACGTCCAATCGCGCATCCGGCGGGGCGCCGTCCGTGAGCGGTCATCCCGGGCGGATTTTGAGATTACGGGATACTTCGACGATATCGAAGCGCAGGCGGATGATCTCTCGCTGATCGCCCGGCGCTTCGTGGCGCCCCTGGAAGAGGCGGACCGCGTGCGCTTCCTGGCGGACCATCCGGGGAAGAACCGCCTGATCGGGTTCTGGGGCGGCGGCAAGGGATCCCGCGCCATCCGCAAGACTATCCGAAGCGCGGAAGACGAGCTGCTGCTCCAAAGCCCCTACCTTATCCTCAACTGGAAGGCGCGCTACCAGTTCCGGCAGATGCGGCGGGACAACCCCGACATGGACATCATCGTGTCCACGAACAGCCTCGCCGCGACCGACAACACCCTCGCCTACTCCGCCAACTACAAGCTGCGCACGGCTTACATCCAGACTATCGGCATGGAAATTCACGAATACATGCCCCACCCCGAAGAACTCTACGAGCACCTGCCCAACTTCGACACCCTCAAGGAGCGGTCCGAAGCCGCCGGCATCTACGGCGATCCCTTCCTCTGCATCCACGCCAAGGCCTTTGTGGTGGACAACAAGATCGCCTATATCGGCTCCTACAACATGGACCCGCGATCCGACAACCTCAACACCGAAATCGGCCTCCTCATTGAAGACCCCGCCATCGTCGCCCGCGTCCGCGAATGCATCCTCGGACGGGCGCGCCCCGAAAACGCCTGGGTCATCGCCCGCCGCGAATTCCCCCTGGCCGACGTGAACTACCTCGTCGAGGGCATTTTCGGCTGGAGCCCGGTCGACGTCTGGCCCATACGCAACACCACCAGCTTCGAACTCATCCCCGGCAGGGAACCCGTCCCCCCGGGCCACCCCGACTTCTACACAAACTACCGGGACGTAGGCAGCTTCCCCGGCGCGCCCGTGGGTTCGGTGAAACAGTTGCAGACCAGCCTCTTCAAGATGTTTAACACGCTGGCGATACCGATGCTGTAG
- a CDS encoding beta-propeller fold lactonase family protein: protein MNFAELPGIRPSSISMALCWLLIVCGAGAPNAAAQLYDPVQTVENGVDGVTGLEGPNRIALSPDGAFAYVACSFSNAVAAFSRNPTTGELSFLEVHVDGENGVDGLEGAESVTISPDGMHLYVASRTDDAVALFARDAETGQLTFVEAYFDDQDGVAGLNFVFAVVVSPDGAHVYTAALLDRSIAVFSRNASTGALSFIEAHVDGQNGVDGLDSVLSVAVSPDGAHVYSAAQGDNALAVFSRDGVSGQLSFVEVHVDGEDGVEGLEGARSVAVSPDGAHVYATGPKETGVAVFSRDASSGALAFIEAAFNGGATEVTGLLNPHSVTVSPDGAIVFAASGVSQSTFARDIETGTLVYLGGITEAPDSQFTLLGAFEATVSSDSRFLYLGASQAEAVQVFRVDADRPSVTISRAPTQADPTNTAPLEFDIVFSEPVTGFVASDLLIEGAGSVSDLSLIDVDGEVFALTIASLDGDGAIAVSAPAGVALDAAGNPNLASVGLDNTITIDTTPPVISVTSPELTTVVQGETFTDPGATAVDALDGAVIVTVGGDTVDASASVGTEFVITYDAVDSLGNSSQATRIITVVGVGAEGEGEGEGEGEGEGEGEGEGEGEGEGEGEGEGEGEGEGEGEGEGEGEGEGEGEGEGEGEGEGEGEGEGEGEGEGEGEGEGEGEGEGEGEGEGEGEGEEDLATIAQTLLDGFGAGDADSDGQLTLDEARDIFSPLTDSQFSALDSNNDGALSAAELQAAIGGPTGCACPQAGAKGLRDSLGDLFLLGIGLLALLVLRGDTAIE from the coding sequence ATGAACTTCGCCGAGTTGCCTGGAATTCGACCCTCGTCTATATCAATGGCGCTATGCTGGCTGTTGATCGTCTGCGGGGCGGGCGCTCCCAACGCGGCCGCGCAACTCTATGACCCGGTGCAGACTGTTGAAAATGGGGTTGATGGCGTAACCGGACTGGAAGGCCCCAACCGTATCGCCTTGTCGCCGGATGGCGCGTTCGCCTACGTCGCCTGCTCGTTCTCAAACGCCGTGGCCGCGTTCTCGCGCAATCCCACCACGGGAGAGCTTTCTTTCCTGGAGGTACACGTGGATGGCGAGAATGGCGTGGATGGGCTCGAAGGGGCCGAAAGCGTCACCATTTCACCCGACGGGATGCACCTTTACGTCGCGTCAAGGACAGACGATGCCGTAGCGCTTTTTGCCCGCGATGCGGAGACGGGGCAGTTGACGTTTGTCGAAGCGTACTTCGATGATCAGGATGGTGTCGCCGGACTCAATTTCGTCTTTGCGGTGGTTGTGTCGCCGGACGGCGCCCATGTCTATACGGCGGCGCTGCTCGACCGCTCTATTGCTGTCTTCTCGCGGAACGCAAGTACCGGCGCGCTGTCCTTCATTGAGGCGCATGTGGACGGCCAGAATGGCGTTGACGGCCTGGACAGCGTCCTGTCAGTCGCCGTATCGCCGGACGGCGCCCATGTCTACAGCGCGGCCCAGGGGGACAATGCGTTGGCGGTCTTCTCGCGCGACGGCGTCTCCGGCCAATTAAGTTTCGTCGAGGTCCATGTTGACGGGGAAGACGGCGTAGAGGGGCTGGAGGGCGCGCGATCCGTCGCGGTCTCGCCCGATGGGGCGCATGTGTATGCTACGGGTCCAAAGGAGACGGGCGTTGCCGTGTTTTCCCGGGATGCCTCCAGCGGCGCGCTGGCCTTTATCGAGGCGGCCTTCAATGGCGGCGCCACTGAAGTTACGGGCCTCCTGAACCCGCACAGCGTGACGGTATCGCCCGATGGCGCGATTGTGTTTGCGGCTTCCGGTGTTTCGCAAAGCACGTTCGCACGCGATATCGAAACCGGTACGCTGGTGTATCTCGGTGGCATTACGGAAGCTCCGGACAGCCAGTTCACGCTTCTCGGGGCCTTTGAAGCGACCGTCTCCTCCGATAGCCGATTCCTCTACCTCGGCGCCTCCCAGGCCGAGGCGGTGCAGGTGTTCCGAGTAGATGCCGACCGTCCGTCCGTAACGATCAGCCGGGCTCCCACCCAGGCGGACCCGACCAATACCGCGCCGCTGGAATTCGACATTGTTTTCTCCGAGCCGGTTACGGGCTTCGTAGCCAGTGACCTGCTCATCGAAGGCGCCGGCTCGGTCTCGGATTTGAGTCTGATTGACGTGGATGGTGAAGTCTTTGCGCTCACGATCGCGTCCCTGGACGGCGACGGAGCGATCGCGGTGTCGGCGCCCGCGGGCGTGGCGCTCGACGCCGCGGGCAATCCAAACCTTGCCTCCGTGGGGCTTGATAACACCATAACAATAGATACGACGCCGCCGGTGATCAGTGTGACCAGCCCGGAATTGACCACCGTCGTACAAGGCGAAACGTTCACGGATCCTGGTGCGACGGCCGTGGATGCTCTTGATGGCGCCGTAATCGTTACGGTGGGCGGAGATACGGTGGACGCAAGCGCCTCGGTCGGAACGGAGTTCGTCATAACCTACGATGCCGTGGACAGCCTCGGCAACAGCTCGCAGGCCACGCGTATCATTACCGTTGTGGGGGTCGGCGCCGAGGGAGAAGGCGAGGGAGAAGGAGAAGGAGAAGGAGAAGGCGAAGGCGAGGGCGAGGGCGAAGGTGAAGGAGAAGGAGAAGGAGAAGGAGAAGGAGAAGGAGAAGGAGAAGGAGAAGGAGAAGGAGAAGGAGAAGGCGAAGGCGAAGGAGAAGGCGAAGGCGAAGGTGAAGGCGAAGGTGAAGGTGAAGGCGAAGGTGAAGGTGAAGGTGAAGGTGAAGGCGAGGGCGAGGGCGAGGGCGAGGGTGAAGGCGAGGGCGAAGGCGAAGGAGAAGGTGAAGGTGAAGGTGAAGAGGACTTGGCAACCATTGCCCAGACGTTGCTTGATGGCTTTGGAGCGGGCGATGCCGACAGTGACGGTCAACTGACACTCGACGAGGCGCGCGACATTTTCTCGCCGCTGACGGACAGCCAGTTTTCAGCTTTGGACAGCAATAACGACGGCGCATTGAGCGCTGCCGAGCTGCAAGCGGCCATTGGTGGTCCGACTGGCTGCGCTTGCCCGCAGGCCGGCGCCAAGGGCCTGCGCGATTCCCTGGGTGACCTGTTCCTGCTGGGTATTGGCCTGTTGGCGTTGCTGGTCTTGCGTGGCGATACGGCCATAGAATAG
- a CDS encoding sulfatase-like hydrolase/transferase: MNRRTFLQSTALAGLTAAGFGAKADAGTSRPNILWIMMDDCRPDALSCYGQPWARTPNMDRIAERGVRFEAAVTQCPICIPSRSSMKTSHYCHEFGLMSMGDPPVNPPYTYRKEAHFPDLLRSWTGVGMQPTCMGKVHAFRPDWDVEDRPRFRTSDRRSEGGQYPPVNLTTHGWQIGGTVEAHAGDTRTALIGDGALEKLDAFAAAGKPFFLRVSFHAPHVPIEVPPEFMIDPESVKLPLPSQEELDSKPRFEREQLRVYSGTLDLTPEAIQIARGTYYGMVWQVDHEVGRILAKLDELGLRENTIIAICSDHGLQLGEHGVHKKRSFYEQTILTPLVIAAPGKLKPGTVVSDQVEMIDFIPTLMDLSGLEIPGDIRGRSLVPLMNGGDGGRAVTFSEIDQSGSMYDELRKDSGRQVMARTRDWKLIEFRDPRVLDPDGALHDLKNDPGETRNLFHDPAHQDTVAHLRRLLAAWEADTGYGAAPAPEGA, translated from the coding sequence ATGAACCGAAGAACTTTTCTCCAGTCCACGGCCCTGGCCGGCCTCACCGCGGCGGGGTTCGGCGCGAAGGCCGACGCCGGGACGTCCCGGCCCAACATCCTCTGGATCATGATGGACGACTGCCGTCCCGACGCGCTGAGCTGCTACGGCCAGCCGTGGGCGCGGACGCCGAATATGGACCGTATCGCGGAGCGGGGCGTGCGCTTTGAGGCGGCGGTGACCCAGTGCCCGATCTGCATTCCGTCGCGGTCGTCGATGAAGACCTCGCACTACTGCCACGAGTTCGGTCTGATGTCGATGGGCGATCCGCCCGTGAACCCGCCGTACACGTACCGGAAGGAAGCCCATTTCCCGGACCTGCTGCGCAGTTGGACCGGCGTGGGCATGCAGCCAACCTGCATGGGGAAGGTGCACGCGTTTCGTCCCGACTGGGATGTGGAGGACCGGCCGCGCTTCCGGACGTCGGACCGGCGCTCGGAAGGGGGGCAGTATCCGCCGGTCAACCTGACCACGCACGGCTGGCAGATTGGCGGGACGGTGGAGGCGCACGCGGGAGACACGCGCACGGCGCTCATTGGCGATGGCGCCCTGGAGAAGCTGGACGCCTTCGCGGCGGCGGGGAAGCCGTTCTTCCTCCGGGTTTCGTTTCACGCGCCGCACGTGCCTATCGAGGTTCCGCCGGAATTCATGATCGATCCGGAATCGGTGAAGCTGCCCCTGCCGTCACAGGAGGAACTCGACAGCAAGCCGCGTTTCGAGCGGGAGCAGCTCCGCGTCTACTCCGGCACGCTCGATCTCACGCCCGAGGCGATTCAGATCGCACGCGGGACCTACTACGGCATGGTGTGGCAGGTGGACCATGAAGTGGGCCGGATCCTGGCCAAACTCGACGAGCTCGGCCTGCGCGAGAACACCATCATCGCCATCTGCTCCGATCACGGCCTCCAGCTCGGCGAGCACGGCGTCCACAAGAAGCGCAGCTTCTACGAGCAGACGATCCTGACTCCGCTGGTCATTGCGGCGCCCGGCAAGCTGAAGCCTGGCACAGTCGTCTCCGACCAGGTGGAAATGATCGACTTCATCCCCACGCTGATGGACCTCAGCGGCCTGGAGATTCCCGGAGATATTCGCGGGCGCAGCCTTGTGCCGCTGATGAACGGCGGAGACGGCGGCCGCGCGGTGACGTTTTCGGAGATCGACCAGAGCGGCTCGATGTACGACGAATTGCGAAAGGATTCCGGGCGCCAGGTGATGGCGCGCACGCGCGACTGGAAGCTGATCGAGTTCCGCGACCCGCGCGTGCTGGATCCGGATGGCGCGCTCCATGACCTGAAGAACGACCCCGGCGAGACGCGGAATCTGTTTCACGATCCCGCCCACCAGGACACCGTGGCCCACCTGCGGCGGCTGCTGGCCGCGTGGGAGGCCGACACCGGCTACGGTGCGGCCCCCGCGCCGGAAGGAGCATGA
- a CDS encoding BatA and WFA domain-containing protein, with translation MGLLMPLLMGGAALAVLPWIIHRIRRPTHQPTPFSSLMFVPETPPPVRERKRIEHPWLMLLRMLILIALALAYARPYQLVPAAAEGEGPADREHVILVDASMSAGADFDAIRSAALAALDEVNGAERVAVVAFDTAPRLIVPLAGPGAARGALESLAPSEGATRFVPALRFAEQLLEPEAAVAEEEAAQRIIHLVSDLQRSGLPEGEAGYTLARGVQLRAVPVAVPVGNQAVEAVALEPRPPNSLHLRARVRNHGLEHADGMLQVWIGEQLAAENPVSIPPGGVAAVALAAEADLAMSHEGEVRLRVADAVAADNAHYFVFHPEPARIVGMLASGTDARFLEAAIAESQPVPWRLSPLTPDAVSTEAQTGALPEVIIVAGLETAPDGLAEALQSYVTSGGRILLIPGPGGLAAPLSDALLSPAGVAAGAPRYDQADPRRFSSMNWIDFDHPVFQAFRSAAYSDFSMVRFHNYHRLDAPADLRGAVIARLDDGVAGDGDPALVAFEVGAGRAVVWAFPLDPAWTNLTRTRRFVPLIHESIALLLPALPPRRDHRAGLPLTPPPELAGQADALRMRWPGAADPVAWAADTARAPRAGFVRWLPGDDAAIPVVEPVNTDPAESDLRPFTVEEFLLRAGAVTADLESAPAEAPETVGNVVHWEYAYSVLVILAAALFLETGLVLWHRRRGIREQRVT, from the coding sequence ATGGGCTTGCTGATGCCGCTGCTGATGGGCGGGGCCGCGCTCGCCGTGCTGCCGTGGATCATCCACCGCATCCGGCGTCCCACGCACCAGCCGACGCCCTTCAGCAGCCTGATGTTCGTCCCGGAGACGCCGCCGCCCGTGCGCGAGCGCAAGCGGATCGAGCATCCCTGGCTCATGCTGCTGCGCATGCTGATCCTAATCGCGCTGGCGCTGGCCTATGCCCGCCCGTACCAACTGGTTCCCGCCGCCGCGGAGGGCGAGGGGCCCGCGGATCGGGAGCACGTCATCCTGGTGGATGCCTCCATGAGCGCGGGCGCGGATTTTGACGCCATCCGATCCGCCGCCCTGGCCGCCCTGGACGAGGTGAACGGCGCGGAGCGGGTGGCGGTGGTCGCGTTCGATACGGCGCCGCGCCTGATCGTCCCCCTCGCGGGACCCGGCGCCGCGCGGGGGGCGCTCGAATCGCTGGCGCCGTCCGAAGGGGCCACGCGTTTTGTTCCCGCGCTCCGGTTCGCGGAGCAATTGCTGGAACCCGAAGCCGCCGTCGCGGAGGAGGAAGCCGCGCAACGGATCATACACCTGGTGAGCGACTTGCAGCGGAGCGGCCTGCCCGAGGGCGAGGCCGGCTATACCCTGGCGCGCGGGGTCCAGTTACGCGCCGTTCCCGTGGCGGTTCCCGTGGGGAATCAGGCGGTGGAGGCGGTGGCGCTGGAGCCGCGCCCGCCGAATAGCCTGCATCTGCGCGCGCGCGTCCGCAACCACGGGCTGGAGCACGCCGATGGTATGCTGCAAGTATGGATCGGGGAGCAACTGGCGGCGGAAAATCCCGTGAGCATTCCGCCGGGCGGCGTGGCGGCCGTGGCCCTGGCCGCGGAGGCCGACCTGGCCATGTCCCACGAGGGCGAAGTGCGGTTGCGGGTGGCCGACGCGGTCGCCGCGGACAACGCGCACTACTTCGTGTTCCACCCGGAGCCCGCGCGGATCGTCGGCATGCTGGCGTCGGGTACGGACGCGCGATTTCTCGAGGCCGCCATCGCGGAAAGCCAGCCGGTTCCATGGCGGTTGTCCCCGCTTACGCCCGATGCGGTCTCGACTGAAGCCCAGACGGGCGCGCTGCCCGAAGTTATCATTGTCGCCGGGCTGGAGACCGCGCCGGACGGCCTGGCGGAGGCGCTGCAATCGTACGTGACTTCGGGCGGGCGGATCCTGCTCATTCCCGGGCCGGGCGGCCTTGCGGCTCCGCTTTCCGATGCGCTGCTGTCCCCCGCCGGCGTGGCGGCGGGCGCCCCGCGCTACGATCAGGCGGATCCGCGCCGCTTTTCGAGCATGAACTGGATCGATTTCGACCACCCCGTGTTTCAAGCGTTCAGGAGCGCCGCATACAGCGATTTTTCCATGGTGCGGTTCCACAATTACCACCGTCTGGACGCGCCCGCGGACCTGCGGGGGGCGGTGATCGCCCGCCTGGACGATGGCGTCGCCGGCGATGGCGATCCCGCGCTGGTCGCGTTCGAGGTGGGCGCGGGCCGGGCCGTGGTCTGGGCTTTTCCGCTGGATCCGGCCTGGACCAACCTCACGCGCACCCGGCGTTTCGTGCCGCTGATACACGAGTCCATCGCCTTGTTGCTGCCTGCCCTGCCCCCGCGCCGCGATCACCGGGCCGGCCTTCCGCTGACGCCTCCGCCCGAGCTTGCCGGCCAGGCGGATGCGCTCCGGATGCGGTGGCCCGGCGCGGCCGATCCCGTGGCGTGGGCGGCGGATACGGCGCGCGCGCCACGTGCGGGGTTTGTGCGCTGGTTGCCCGGAGATGACGCCGCCATTCCGGTGGTGGAGCCCGTGAACACGGATCCCGCCGAAAGCGATTTGCGCCCGTTTACGGTGGAAGAGTTTCTGCTGCGGGCCGGCGCGGTGACGGCCGATCTGGAGTCGGCCCCGGCGGAAGCCCCCGAAACCGTGGGGAATGTTGTACACTGGGAGTATGCCTATTCGGTACTCGTAATCCTGGCGGCGGCCCTCTTTCTCGAAACGGGCCTGGTCTTGTGGCATCGCCGCCGGGGCATCCGGGAGCAGCGCGTGACATGA
- a CDS encoding DUF58 domain-containing protein gives MPAIVQRNIAPEELAQVKDLWLLAQTLVAGQQLGLHRSPHSGSSVEFAQYRPYTQGDDPRFVDWRRYGRTDRLHIREFHEETNMRCTLLLDCSASMGYGTTALTKFRYAQILAASLAWLLTLQHDEVALAAYHESICCHIPFQRRTHQVRRLIAAIEQQAPAGHTETAEALAWVGNVMTARGMVVLISDLLQPLPVVETQLRALRARRHDVLVFQLADVAEETFPFGPEVTLRDAEGHEERPANPDRVREAYLANRAAHFDRIREVCLAYEIDYEPLRTDRPLDSALQQFLHRRAHALLTTSKRALSTGGG, from the coding sequence ATGCCCGCCATCGTCCAACGCAACATAGCGCCCGAGGAACTGGCGCAGGTGAAGGACCTCTGGCTCCTGGCGCAGACGCTGGTGGCGGGGCAGCAGTTGGGCCTGCACCGCAGCCCGCATTCCGGATCGTCGGTCGAATTCGCGCAATACCGACCCTACACCCAGGGGGACGATCCGCGATTCGTGGACTGGCGGCGTTACGGGCGGACGGACCGCCTGCACATCCGGGAATTCCACGAAGAAACGAATATGCGCTGCACCCTGCTGCTGGATTGCAGCGCATCCATGGGCTACGGCACGACCGCGCTGACGAAGTTCCGGTATGCGCAGATTCTGGCGGCGTCCCTGGCGTGGCTTCTGACTCTGCAGCACGACGAGGTGGCGCTGGCCGCCTACCACGAGAGTATCTGCTGCCACATTCCGTTCCAGCGCCGGACGCATCAGGTGCGGCGCCTGATCGCGGCGATCGAGCAGCAAGCGCCCGCGGGTCACACCGAGACGGCGGAGGCGCTGGCGTGGGTGGGCAATGTCATGACGGCGCGGGGCATGGTGGTGCTCATCAGCGATCTGTTGCAGCCGCTGCCCGTGGTGGAGACGCAGCTGCGCGCGCTGCGGGCGCGCCGGCACGACGTGCTCGTGTTTCAGCTGGCCGACGTGGCCGAGGAGACCTTCCCTTTCGGGCCGGAGGTGACCTTGCGCGACGCCGAGGGGCACGAAGAGCGCCCGGCGAATCCGGACCGGGTGCGGGAAGCGTATCTTGCGAATCGCGCGGCGCATTTTGACCGCATTCGCGAGGTCTGCCTGGCCTACGAGATCGATTACGAGCCCCTGCGCACCGATCGCCCGTTGGACTCGGCGCTGCAGCAGTTCCTGCACCGCCGCGCCCACGCGCTCCTGACGACGAGCAAGCGCGCGCTTTCGACGGGGGGCGGCTGA